GGGCGCAGGAACGCCTTGGAGGTATTCCATCGCCAGCCGGATCGCTGGTTTACATCGAAGTAGCCAACCCCTGCATTGTCACCCGAATTGAAGTCATCGGTCTTCTCAACACCGGCCTCGGCCGCGGCGTCAGCAAAGCTGTCCAAAACGTCCCACCGCAAGCGCTGCTTTTCGATCCGCCATTCGCCGCCGTGCCCGTGCATGTCTGAAAACCGGCTGTTGTCACCGGTGGATGGGTCGGCACCGTCATCCAGCTTGTAATGGTCCTCATGGGCTTTGAAATCGGAAAGCGAGTTTTCCCAGTTCCAGGCTTCGTCACCCGAAAGGTCAGCCCATTTGTCATAATCGCGCGCCTGACCACGCATGTAGATCATGCCATTGATCGACGAACAGCCGCCCAGCGTTTTGCCGCGCGGATACAGCAGGCTGCGCCCGTTCAGACCCTTAGTAGCTTGCGTCTTGTACATCCAGTCCGCGCGTGGATTGCCAATGCAATACAGATAGCCGACGGGAATGTGGATCCAGTGATATTTGTCTGGTTTGCCCGCCTCCAGCAGCAGCACCCGGTTCTTTGGATCAGCACTCAACCGATTGGCCATCAGGCACCCGGCCGAGCCGCCGCCGATCACGATATAGTCGAAGCTGGTCCTGCCGTCCGTCATGTGAGCCCCCATTATTTATCATTTAGCCGTCTGACTGGTGCCTCATGAGGTAAAGGCAGGAAAAAACCTAATGACAAATTTCACACTACGATATTAGTATTTTTAATATGGACCGTATTTCCAATATTAACAACATCATGGCCTTTGTGACCGTGGCCCGCGAGGGCAGCGTTTCGCGCGCGGCAGAAGTGCTGAACCTGACTCAGCCAGCGATCAGCCATCAGATCAAGCGGCTGAGCGAGGAGACCGGAATCACGCTGTTTGCCCGCTCGGCAACCGGATTGAAGATCACCCCTGACGGAAGCGAGATGCTTGAAAAAGCGGAGCAGGTGTTGCAAGCCATGGCCGAGTTTCGCCGACATGCCAGCACCCGTGCCGCGCGTGTCAGCGGCAAGCTGAAGATCGGTACGATCGTTGATCCGGAGTTCATTCGGCTGGGACGCCTGCTGGCGCAGCTGCGTGCCGAACATCCCGATATCGAGACGGAACTTGTGCATGGGGTTAGCGGAGATATCCTGAAATGGCTCAGACAAGGCCGGATCGACGCAGGTTTTTATCTGTGCGGCCCGGATGACCTGCCCGGCGCAGGGGCCGACAACGAAGAAACGGTACACGCGATCAAGCTGGCTAACTTTTCCTACCGGGTAATCGCCCCCGTCGGCTGGCAAGCGCAGGTGGAAAACGCTGATTGGGTATCGCTGGCCGCGCTCCCCTGGATCGGCACCCCGGAAACATCCGTCCATCACCGGCTTTTGGCATCGATTTTTGAGGATCGGGGTAGTCGCCCGAACGTGGTTGCCCTGGTCGATCAGGAGCCTTCTATGCTGGCGATGGTCCGGTCGGGTATCGGCCTCTGCCTATGCCGCGATTCCATCGCGCTGCATCAGAAACAGACTTTCGGCCTGGCCGTCGCCGATGCGGTTTCGGTGCCTGCGTGTCTGTGTTTCATTACGCTGGACCGTCGCAAGGACAACCCGATGCTTTCGGAAACTTTCAAGCTGCTGCACCGTTCCTGGTGATCTTCAACTCTTCGATAATTCCAGCGTTTCTATCGTTACAAGTCATCGGAAAAAGGTGGTAATTATGATTCTTTACCAGATGGTTAGT
This genomic interval from Paracoccaceae bacterium contains the following:
- a CDS encoding LysR family transcriptional regulator, with the translated sequence MAFVTVAREGSVSRAAEVLNLTQPAISHQIKRLSEETGITLFARSATGLKITPDGSEMLEKAEQVLQAMAEFRRHASTRAARVSGKLKIGTIVDPEFIRLGRLLAQLRAEHPDIETELVHGVSGDILKWLRQGRIDAGFYLCGPDDLPGAGADNEETVHAIKLANFSYRVIAPVGWQAQVENADWVSLAALPWIGTPETSVHHRLLASIFEDRGSRPNVVALVDQEPSMLAMVRSGIGLCLCRDSIALHQKQTFGLAVADAVSVPACLCFITLDRRKDNPMLSETFKLLHRSW